The Patescibacteria group bacterium genome includes a window with the following:
- a CDS encoding helix-turn-helix transcriptional regulator — protein sequence MKDIHQKFVQNFKKYRELKGWSQGEVSRRLGVDKSYICRIEKGEVNPTLDSINKLAHVLGVEAWEMLK from the coding sequence ATGAAAGACATCCATCAAAAATTCGTTCAAAACTTCAAAAAATACCGCGAGTTAAAGGGCTGGTCGCAAGGCGAGGTGTCGCGCAGATTAGGCGTTGACAAGAGTTACATTTGTCGCATAGAAAAAGGCGAAGTCAATCCGACTTTGGATAGTATTAATAAATTAGCTCATGTCTTAGGCGTTGAGGCGTGGGAGATGTTAAAATAA